One genomic region from Macaca mulatta isolate MMU2019108-1 chromosome 20, T2T-MMU8v2.0, whole genome shotgun sequence encodes:
- the ZFP90 gene encoding zinc finger protein 90 homolog isoform X3 produces the protein MPRDRKTVSPESCSVAQAGVQWCNLSLLQPPSPRFKPSSCLSLPSSWEPSHSAIHLLIFIPSKESVTFKDVSVDFTQEEWYHVDPAQRSLYRDVMLENYSHLVSLGYQVSKPEVIFKLEQGEEPWISEGEIQRPFCPDWKTRLEVKSSHLQQDVSEVSHCTHDLSHATLEDSWDVSSQLNRQQENWKRHLGSEASTQKKIITPQGSFEQSKFGENSRLNTNLVTQLNIPARIRPSECETPGSNLEHNADLLNQNNILAKKKPYKCDKCRKAFIHRSSLTKHEKTHKGDGAFPNGTDQGIYPGKKHHECTDCGKTFLWKTQLTEHQRIHTGEKPFECNVCGKAFRHSSSLGQHENAHTGEKPYQCSLCGKAFQRSSSLVQHQRIHTGEKPYRCNLCGRSFRHGTSLTQHEVTHSGEKPFQCKECGKAFSRCSSLVQHERTHTGEKPFECSICGRAFGQSPSLYKHMRIHKRGKPYQNNNYSIDFKHNSSLTQDESTLTEVKSYHCNDCGEDFSHITDFTDHQRIHTGENPYDCEQAFSQQAISHPGEKPYQCNVCGKAFKRSTSFIEHHRIHTGEKPYECNECGEAFSRRSSLTQHERTHTGEKPYECIDCGKAFSQSSSLIQHERTHTGEKPYECNECGRAFRKKTNLHDHQRIHTGEKPYSCKECGKNFSRSSALTKHQRIHTRNKL, from the exons GAATCAGTGACATTCAAAGATGTGTCTGTGGACTTCACCCAGGAAGAATGGTACCACGTCGACCCTGCTCAGAGGAGCTTATACAGGgatgtgatgctggagaactaTAGCCACCTGGTTTCTCTTG GATATCAAGTTTCCAAGCCAGAGGTGATCTTCAAATTGGAGCAAGGAGAAGAGCCATGGATATCAGAGGGAGAAATCCAAAGACCTTTCTGTCCAG ACTGGAAGACCAGGCTTGAGGTTAAATCATCACATCTGCAGCAGGATGTATCAGAAGTATCCCACTGCACACATGATCTCTCACATGCTACATTAGAAGACTCCTGGGATGTTAGCAGCCAGTTAAACAGGCAACAGGAAAACTGGAAAAGACATCTGGGATCAGAGGCATCCacccagaagaaaataattacaccACAAGGAAGTTTTGAGCAAAGTAAATTTGGTGAAAACTCGAGATTGAACACCAATTTGGTTACACAACTGAACATTCCTGCAAGAATAAGGCCTAGTGAATGTGAGACCCCTGGAAGCAATTTGGAACATAATGCAGATTTACTTAATCAGAATAATATTCTTGCAAAAAAGAAACCCTATAAGTGTGATAAATGTAGAAAAGCCTTTATTCATAGATCATCACTTACTAAACATGAGAAAACTCATAAAGGAGACGGAGCTTTCCCTAATGGAACAGATCAGGGAATTTATCCCGGAAAGAAACACCATGAATGTACTGACTGTGGGAAAACCTTTCTCTGGAAGACACAGCTTACTGagcatcagagaattcacactgggGAGAAACCCTTTGAATGCAATGTGTGTGGAAAGGCCTTCAGGCATAGCTCATCTCTTGGTCAGCATGAGAATGCTCATACCGGAGAGAAACCCTATCAGTGTAGTCTCTGTGGGAAAGCCTTCCAGCGCAGCTCCTCCCTTGTTCAACACCAgcgaattcacactggagagaaaccctatcgATGTAATCTATGTGGGAGGTCCTTTAGGCATGGCACATCCCTCACTCAACATGAGGTCACACATAGTGGAGAGAAGCCCTTCCagtgtaaggaatgtgggaaagcctttagtCGATGTTCTTCCCTTGTCCAACATGAGAggactcatactggagagaaaccttttGAATGTAGCATATGTGGGAGGGCTTTTGGTCAGAGCCCATCCCTTTATAAACATATGAGAATTCATAAGAGAGGCAAACCTTACCAAAACAATAACTACAGCATAGATTTCAAGCACAATTCATCTCTCACTCAAGATGAAAGCACTCTTACCGAAGTGAAATCCTATCATTGTAATGACTGTGGGGAAGACTTTAGTCACATTACAGACTTTACTGACCATCAGAGGATCCATACTGGAGAGAACCCCTATGATTGTGAGCAGGCTTTTAGTCAGCAAGCTATTTCTCAtcctggagagaaaccctatcaATGTAATGTATGTGGTAAAGCTTTCAAAAGAAGTACAAGTTTCATAGAGCATCacagaattcatactggagaaaaaccttaTGAATGTAATGAGTGTGGAGAAGCCTTTAGTCGACGCTCATCACTTACTCAACATGAGAGAacccacactggagagaaaccctatgaatgtattGACTGTGGGAAAGCCTTTAGTCAAAGTTCATCCCTCATTCAGCATGAGagaactcatactggagagaagccctatgaatgtaatgaatgtgggagaGCCTTTCGAAAGAAAACCAACCTGCATGatcatcagagaattcatactggagaaaaaccctattcttgtaaggaatgtgggaaaaacTTCAGCCGAAGTTCAGCTCTTACTAAACACCAGAGAATTCATACTCGAAATAAACTCTAG
- the ZFP90 gene encoding zinc finger protein 90 homolog isoform X1: MAPRPPTATPQESVTFKDVSVDFTQEEWYHVDPAQRSLYRDVMLENYSHLVSLGYQVSKPEVIFKLEQGEEPWISEGEIQRPFCPDWKTRLEVKSSHLQQDVSEVSHCTHDLSHATLEDSWDVSSQLNRQQENWKRHLGSEASTQKKIITPQGSFEQSKFGENSRLNTNLVTQLNIPARIRPSECETPGSNLEHNADLLNQNNILAKKKPYKCDKCRKAFIHRSSLTKHEKTHKGDGAFPNGTDQGIYPGKKHHECTDCGKTFLWKTQLTEHQRIHTGEKPFECNVCGKAFRHSSSLGQHENAHTGEKPYQCSLCGKAFQRSSSLVQHQRIHTGEKPYRCNLCGRSFRHGTSLTQHEVTHSGEKPFQCKECGKAFSRCSSLVQHERTHTGEKPFECSICGRAFGQSPSLYKHMRIHKRGKPYQNNNYSIDFKHNSSLTQDESTLTEVKSYHCNDCGEDFSHITDFTDHQRIHTGENPYDCEQAFSQQAISHPGEKPYQCNVCGKAFKRSTSFIEHHRIHTGEKPYECNECGEAFSRRSSLTQHERTHTGEKPYECIDCGKAFSQSSSLIQHERTHTGEKPYECNECGRAFRKKTNLHDHQRIHTGEKPYSCKECGKNFSRSSALTKHQRIHTRNKL; encoded by the exons ATGGCCCCGAGGCCTCCGACGGCCACGCCCCAG GAATCAGTGACATTCAAAGATGTGTCTGTGGACTTCACCCAGGAAGAATGGTACCACGTCGACCCTGCTCAGAGGAGCTTATACAGGgatgtgatgctggagaactaTAGCCACCTGGTTTCTCTTG GATATCAAGTTTCCAAGCCAGAGGTGATCTTCAAATTGGAGCAAGGAGAAGAGCCATGGATATCAGAGGGAGAAATCCAAAGACCTTTCTGTCCAG ACTGGAAGACCAGGCTTGAGGTTAAATCATCACATCTGCAGCAGGATGTATCAGAAGTATCCCACTGCACACATGATCTCTCACATGCTACATTAGAAGACTCCTGGGATGTTAGCAGCCAGTTAAACAGGCAACAGGAAAACTGGAAAAGACATCTGGGATCAGAGGCATCCacccagaagaaaataattacaccACAAGGAAGTTTTGAGCAAAGTAAATTTGGTGAAAACTCGAGATTGAACACCAATTTGGTTACACAACTGAACATTCCTGCAAGAATAAGGCCTAGTGAATGTGAGACCCCTGGAAGCAATTTGGAACATAATGCAGATTTACTTAATCAGAATAATATTCTTGCAAAAAAGAAACCCTATAAGTGTGATAAATGTAGAAAAGCCTTTATTCATAGATCATCACTTACTAAACATGAGAAAACTCATAAAGGAGACGGAGCTTTCCCTAATGGAACAGATCAGGGAATTTATCCCGGAAAGAAACACCATGAATGTACTGACTGTGGGAAAACCTTTCTCTGGAAGACACAGCTTACTGagcatcagagaattcacactgggGAGAAACCCTTTGAATGCAATGTGTGTGGAAAGGCCTTCAGGCATAGCTCATCTCTTGGTCAGCATGAGAATGCTCATACCGGAGAGAAACCCTATCAGTGTAGTCTCTGTGGGAAAGCCTTCCAGCGCAGCTCCTCCCTTGTTCAACACCAgcgaattcacactggagagaaaccctatcgATGTAATCTATGTGGGAGGTCCTTTAGGCATGGCACATCCCTCACTCAACATGAGGTCACACATAGTGGAGAGAAGCCCTTCCagtgtaaggaatgtgggaaagcctttagtCGATGTTCTTCCCTTGTCCAACATGAGAggactcatactggagagaaaccttttGAATGTAGCATATGTGGGAGGGCTTTTGGTCAGAGCCCATCCCTTTATAAACATATGAGAATTCATAAGAGAGGCAAACCTTACCAAAACAATAACTACAGCATAGATTTCAAGCACAATTCATCTCTCACTCAAGATGAAAGCACTCTTACCGAAGTGAAATCCTATCATTGTAATGACTGTGGGGAAGACTTTAGTCACATTACAGACTTTACTGACCATCAGAGGATCCATACTGGAGAGAACCCCTATGATTGTGAGCAGGCTTTTAGTCAGCAAGCTATTTCTCAtcctggagagaaaccctatcaATGTAATGTATGTGGTAAAGCTTTCAAAAGAAGTACAAGTTTCATAGAGCATCacagaattcatactggagaaaaaccttaTGAATGTAATGAGTGTGGAGAAGCCTTTAGTCGACGCTCATCACTTACTCAACATGAGAGAacccacactggagagaaaccctatgaatgtattGACTGTGGGAAAGCCTTTAGTCAAAGTTCATCCCTCATTCAGCATGAGagaactcatactggagagaagccctatgaatgtaatgaatgtgggagaGCCTTTCGAAAGAAAACCAACCTGCATGatcatcagagaattcatactggagaaaaaccctattcttgtaaggaatgtgggaaaaacTTCAGCCGAAGTTCAGCTCTTACTAAACACCAGAGAATTCATACTCGAAATAAACTCTAG
- the ZFP90 gene encoding zinc finger protein 90 homolog isoform X5: protein MAPRPPTATPQESVTFKDVSVDFTQEEWYHVDPAQRSLYRDVMLENYSHLVSLGYQVSKPEVIFKLEQGEEPWISEGEIQRPFCPVCFNRKE from the exons ATGGCCCCGAGGCCTCCGACGGCCACGCCCCAG GAATCAGTGACATTCAAAGATGTGTCTGTGGACTTCACCCAGGAAGAATGGTACCACGTCGACCCTGCTCAGAGGAGCTTATACAGGgatgtgatgctggagaactaTAGCCACCTGGTTTCTCTTG GATATCAAGTTTCCAAGCCAGAGGTGATCTTCAAATTGGAGCAAGGAGAAGAGCCATGGATATCAGAGGGAGAAATCCAAAGACCTTTCTGTCCAG TTTGTTTCAACAGGAAGGAATAG
- the ZFP90 gene encoding zinc finger protein 90 homolog isoform X4 — translation MAPRPPTATPQESVTFKDVSVDFTQEEWYHVDPAQRSLYRDVMLENYSHLVSLGYQVSKPEVIFKLEQGEEPWISEGEIQRPFCPAVCFNRKE, via the exons ATGGCCCCGAGGCCTCCGACGGCCACGCCCCAG GAATCAGTGACATTCAAAGATGTGTCTGTGGACTTCACCCAGGAAGAATGGTACCACGTCGACCCTGCTCAGAGGAGCTTATACAGGgatgtgatgctggagaactaTAGCCACCTGGTTTCTCTTG GATATCAAGTTTCCAAGCCAGAGGTGATCTTCAAATTGGAGCAAGGAGAAGAGCCATGGATATCAGAGGGAGAAATCCAAAGACCTTTCTGTCCAG CAGTTTGTTTCAACAGGAAGGAATAG
- the ZFP90 gene encoding zinc finger protein 90 homolog isoform X2 codes for MLENYSHLVSLGYQVSKPEVIFKLEQGEEPWISEGEIQRPFCPDWKTRLEVKSSHLQQDVSEVSHCTHDLSHATLEDSWDVSSQLNRQQENWKRHLGSEASTQKKIITPQGSFEQSKFGENSRLNTNLVTQLNIPARIRPSECETPGSNLEHNADLLNQNNILAKKKPYKCDKCRKAFIHRSSLTKHEKTHKGDGAFPNGTDQGIYPGKKHHECTDCGKTFLWKTQLTEHQRIHTGEKPFECNVCGKAFRHSSSLGQHENAHTGEKPYQCSLCGKAFQRSSSLVQHQRIHTGEKPYRCNLCGRSFRHGTSLTQHEVTHSGEKPFQCKECGKAFSRCSSLVQHERTHTGEKPFECSICGRAFGQSPSLYKHMRIHKRGKPYQNNNYSIDFKHNSSLTQDESTLTEVKSYHCNDCGEDFSHITDFTDHQRIHTGENPYDCEQAFSQQAISHPGEKPYQCNVCGKAFKRSTSFIEHHRIHTGEKPYECNECGEAFSRRSSLTQHERTHTGEKPYECIDCGKAFSQSSSLIQHERTHTGEKPYECNECGRAFRKKTNLHDHQRIHTGEKPYSCKECGKNFSRSSALTKHQRIHTRNKL; via the exons atgctggagaactaTAGCCACCTGGTTTCTCTTG GATATCAAGTTTCCAAGCCAGAGGTGATCTTCAAATTGGAGCAAGGAGAAGAGCCATGGATATCAGAGGGAGAAATCCAAAGACCTTTCTGTCCAG ACTGGAAGACCAGGCTTGAGGTTAAATCATCACATCTGCAGCAGGATGTATCAGAAGTATCCCACTGCACACATGATCTCTCACATGCTACATTAGAAGACTCCTGGGATGTTAGCAGCCAGTTAAACAGGCAACAGGAAAACTGGAAAAGACATCTGGGATCAGAGGCATCCacccagaagaaaataattacaccACAAGGAAGTTTTGAGCAAAGTAAATTTGGTGAAAACTCGAGATTGAACACCAATTTGGTTACACAACTGAACATTCCTGCAAGAATAAGGCCTAGTGAATGTGAGACCCCTGGAAGCAATTTGGAACATAATGCAGATTTACTTAATCAGAATAATATTCTTGCAAAAAAGAAACCCTATAAGTGTGATAAATGTAGAAAAGCCTTTATTCATAGATCATCACTTACTAAACATGAGAAAACTCATAAAGGAGACGGAGCTTTCCCTAATGGAACAGATCAGGGAATTTATCCCGGAAAGAAACACCATGAATGTACTGACTGTGGGAAAACCTTTCTCTGGAAGACACAGCTTACTGagcatcagagaattcacactgggGAGAAACCCTTTGAATGCAATGTGTGTGGAAAGGCCTTCAGGCATAGCTCATCTCTTGGTCAGCATGAGAATGCTCATACCGGAGAGAAACCCTATCAGTGTAGTCTCTGTGGGAAAGCCTTCCAGCGCAGCTCCTCCCTTGTTCAACACCAgcgaattcacactggagagaaaccctatcgATGTAATCTATGTGGGAGGTCCTTTAGGCATGGCACATCCCTCACTCAACATGAGGTCACACATAGTGGAGAGAAGCCCTTCCagtgtaaggaatgtgggaaagcctttagtCGATGTTCTTCCCTTGTCCAACATGAGAggactcatactggagagaaaccttttGAATGTAGCATATGTGGGAGGGCTTTTGGTCAGAGCCCATCCCTTTATAAACATATGAGAATTCATAAGAGAGGCAAACCTTACCAAAACAATAACTACAGCATAGATTTCAAGCACAATTCATCTCTCACTCAAGATGAAAGCACTCTTACCGAAGTGAAATCCTATCATTGTAATGACTGTGGGGAAGACTTTAGTCACATTACAGACTTTACTGACCATCAGAGGATCCATACTGGAGAGAACCCCTATGATTGTGAGCAGGCTTTTAGTCAGCAAGCTATTTCTCAtcctggagagaaaccctatcaATGTAATGTATGTGGTAAAGCTTTCAAAAGAAGTACAAGTTTCATAGAGCATCacagaattcatactggagaaaaaccttaTGAATGTAATGAGTGTGGAGAAGCCTTTAGTCGACGCTCATCACTTACTCAACATGAGAGAacccacactggagagaaaccctatgaatgtattGACTGTGGGAAAGCCTTTAGTCAAAGTTCATCCCTCATTCAGCATGAGagaactcatactggagagaagccctatgaatgtaatgaatgtgggagaGCCTTTCGAAAGAAAACCAACCTGCATGatcatcagagaattcatactggagaaaaaccctattcttgtaaggaatgtgggaaaaacTTCAGCCGAAGTTCAGCTCTTACTAAACACCAGAGAATTCATACTCGAAATAAACTCTAG